The Acidimicrobiales bacterium DNA segment TGGGCGGAGGCCTGCCCACCGTCGCGACCGCCGATCAGGACTCGTCCCCCTGAGGCCGGTGAAGCACCCGAGACGAGGTTGAGCAGCGTCGTCTTGCCCGAACCGTTGGGACCGATGAGGCCGTGCACAGTGCCCGGCGCCACGACGAGGTCGATACCGTCGAGGGCCACCAGGCCACCGAAACGCTTGGTGAGACCGATGAGCTCGAGCGCGGCGCTCTCGCCCGGCTCGACGTGACGCAACACGGTGCCGGCCGTGGCCGACGCGGCGGCGGCGACGTTCGGGTCGATGACCGCCGGCTTGGCGCGGCTGTTCATCAGTTTGCGGATGTTGCCCATCGTTCCCTCCGGCGCGAGGGCCACACCGGCGAGACCGAGGACGCCGAAAACGAGGTTCTGCTCGTTGACGAGGTGGGTCTGCACCCAGCTAATGCCGAAGCCGAAGGTGACCGCCATGGCGCCGATGATCGGGCCGGCGAGAGTTCCGAGACCGCCAAGGGCGATCACCACGACGTAGCGGAAGGACTGTTCCTGCGTGCCCGAACCGGGGCTCACGAGCAGGAAGCGCTCGGCGGCGACCACACCGGCGACGGCGACGATGCCGGCCGAGAGGGCGAAGGCCGACACCTTGTGCAGGTACGTGCCGACGCCCGACGCCTCCGCCGCGAGTTCGGACTCGCGAATCGCCATGCTCGCCCGGCCCCACTTGCCACGCACGAGGTTCCAGCACAGCCACAGCGTCAGGAACAGCAAGACCGACGACAGGATGAACAAGCCGCGATACGAGTCGCCGTGCGCAAACGGCAACCCGGCCACGTTGATCGGGTGGTCGACGCTGCGCCCGCTCGTGCCGCCGAGCATCGTCTTGAGCACCACGACGAGCGCAGGCAGCAATGCCCCGAACGCCAGGGTGACGACGGTGAGATAGAAGCCGCGCAGGTGGCAGCACAGGAGGGCGAGC contains these protein-coding regions:
- a CDS encoding ATP-binding cassette domain-containing protein, producing MATAHLPAVKLPRFHVPAALSRFVPAAALAVFLIWFANVPGSSSRSWLDIGVEATYLAAIALGVNLLTGYTGLLSLGHAGFFVAGGYAGAVWAPQWGLSPWFGLPVAFAFGALMGTLLALLCCHLRGFYLTVVTLAFGALLPALVVVLKTMLGGTSGRSVDHPINVAGLPFAHGDSYRGLFILSSVLLFLTLWLCWNLVRGKWGRASMAIRESELAAEASGVGTYLHKVSAFALSAGIVAVAGVVAAERFLLVSPGSGTQEQSFRYVVVIALGGLGTLAGPIIGAMAVTFGFGISWVQTHLVNEQNLVFGVLGLAGVALAPEGTMGNIRKLMNSRAKPAVIDPNVAAAASATAGTVLRHVEPGESAALELIGLTKRFGGLVALDGIDLVVAPGTVHGLIGPNGSGKTTLLNLVSGASPASGGRVLIGGRDGGQASA